From a single Equus asinus isolate D_3611 breed Donkey chromosome 2, EquAss-T2T_v2, whole genome shotgun sequence genomic region:
- the CHD8 gene encoding chromodomain-helicase-DNA-binding protein 8 isoform X5, protein MKGESKRITLVLQQPQSGGPQGHRHVVLGSLPGKIVLQGNQLAALTQAKNAQGQPAKVVTIQLQVQQPQQKIQIVPQPPSSQPQPQQPPSAQPVTLSSVQQAQIMGPGQSPGQRLSVPLKVVLQPQAGSSQGASSGLSVVKVLSASEVAALSSPASSAPHSGGKTGMEENRRLEHQKKQEKANRIVAEAIARARARGEQNIPRVLNEDELPSVRPEEEGEKKRRKKSSGERLKEEKPKKSKTSGTSKTKGKSKLNTITPVVGKKRKRNTSSDNSDVEVMPAQSPREDEESSIQKRRSNRQVKRKKYTEDLDIKITDDEEEEEVDVTGPIKTEPILPEPVQEPDGETLPSMQFFVENPSEEDAAIVDKVLSMRIVKKELPSGQYTEAEEFFVKYKNYSYLHCEWATISQLEKDKRIHQKLKRFKTKMAQMRHFFHEDEEPFNPDYVEVDRILDESHSIDKDNGEPVIYYLVKWCSLPYEDSTWELKEDVDEGKIREFKRIQSRHPELKRVNRPQASAWKKLELSHEYKNRNQLREYQLEGVNWLLFNWYNRQNCILADEMGLGKTIQSIAFLQEVYNVGIHGPFLVIAPLSTITNWEREFNTWTEMNTIVYHGSLASRQMIQQYEMYCKDSRGRLIPGAYKFDALITTFEMILSDCPELREIEWRCVIIDEAHRLKNRNCKLLDSLKHMDLEHKVLLTGTPLQNTVEELFSLLHFLEPSQFPSESEFLKDFGDLKTEEQVQKLQAILKPMMLRRLKEDVEKNLAPKQETIIEVELTNIQKKYYRAILEKNFSFLSKGAGHTNMPNLLNTMMELRKCCNHPYLINGAEEKILTEFREACHIIPHDFHLQAMVRSAGKLVLIDKLLPKLKAGGHKVLIFSQMVRCLDILEDYLIQRRYLYERIDGRVRGNLRQAAIDRFSKPDSDRFVFLLCTRAGGLGINLTAADTCIIFDSDWNPQNDLQAQARCHRIGQSKAVKVYRLITRNSYEREMFDKASLKLGLDKAVLQSMSGRDGNITGIQQFSKKEIEDLLRKGAYAAIMEEDDEGSKFCEEDIDQILLRRTTTITIESEGKGSTFAKASFVASENRTDISLDDPNFWQKWAKKADLDMDLLNSKNNLVIDTPRVRKQTRHFSTLKDDDLVEFSDLESEDDERPRSRRHDRHHTYGRTDCFRVEKHLLVYGWGRWRDILSHGRFKRRMTERDVETICRAILVYCLLHYRGDENIKGFIWDLISPAENGKTKELQNHSVFNVSPFPGLSIPVPRGRKGKKVKSQSTFDIHKADWIRKYNPDTLFQDESYKKHLKHQCNKVLLRVRMLYYLRQEVIGDQAEKVLGGAIASEIDIWFPVVDQLEVPTTWWDSEADKSLLIGVFKHGYEKYNTMRADPALCFLEKAGRPDDKAIAAEHRVLDNFSDIVEGVDFDKDCEDPEYKPLQGPPKDQDDEGDPLMMMDEEISVIDGDEAQVTQQPGHVFWPPGSALTARLRRLVTAYQRSYKREQMKIEAAERGDRRRRRCEAAFKLKEIARREKQQRWTRREQTDFYRVVSTFGVEYDPDTMQFHWDRFRTFARLDKKTDESLTKYFHGFVAMCRQVCRLPPAAGDEPPDPNLFIEPITEERASRTLYRIELLRRLREQVLCHPLLEDRLALCQPPGPELPKWWEPVRHDGELLRGAARHGVSQTDCNIMQDPDFSFLAARMNYMQNHQAGAPAPSLSRCSTPLLHQQYTSRTASPLPLRPDAPVEKPPEETAAQVPSLESLTLKLEHEVVARSRPTPQDYEMRVAPSDTTPLVSRSVPPVKLEDEDDSDSELDLSKLSPSSSSSSSSSSSSSSTDESEDEKEEKLTADRSHSKLYDEESLLSLTMSQDGFPNEDGEQMTPELLLLQERQRASEWPKDRVLINRIDLVCQAILSGKWPSSRRSQEMVTGGILGPGNHLLDSPSLTPGEYGDSPVPTPRSSSAASMAEEEVSAVTTAAAQFTKLRRGMDEKEFTVQIKDEEGLKLTFQKHKLMANGVMGDGHPLFHKKKGNRKKLVELEVECMEEPNHLDVDLETRIPVINKVDGTLLVGEDAPRRAELEMWLQGHPEFAVDPRFLAYMEDRRKQKWQRCKKNNKAELNCLGMEPVQTANSRNGKKGHHAETVFNRVLPGPLAPDSSKKRARRMRPDLSKMMALMQGGGTGSLSLHNTFQHSSSGLQSVSSLGHSSATSASLPFMPFVMGGAASSPHVDSSTMLHHHHHHPHPHHHHHHHPGLRATGYPSSPATTTSGTALRLPPLQPEEDEDDEDEDDDDDLSQGYDSSERDFSLIDDPMMPANSDSSEDADD, encoded by the exons ATGAAG GGTGAATCGAAACGCATCACCCTGGTCCTCCAGCAGCCACAGTCTGGAGGTCCCCAAGGACACCGGCATGTCGTGCTAGGGAGTCTACCAGGCAAGATAGTGTTACAGGGTAACCAGCTGGCAGCCCTCACTCAAGCCAAGAATGCCCAGGGGCAGCCTGCCAAAGTAGTAACTATCCAGCTGCAGGTGCAGCAGCCACAGCAGAAAATCCAGATTGTACCACAGCCTCCGTCATCACAGCCGCAGCCCCAGCAACCACCCTCAGCCCAGCCAGtgactctttcctctgtgcagCAGGCTCAGATAATGGGACCAGGACAGAGCCCAGGACAAAGACTTTCGGTACCACTCAAGGTGGTGCTGCAGCCACAG gctggcTCTTCTCAAGGGGCCTCTTCTGGGCTCTCAGTAGTTAAAGTTCTAAGTGCCAGTGAAGTGGCAGCTCTGTCCTCACCAGCAAGCTCTGCTCCCCATAGTGGGGGCAAGACGGGAATGGAGGAAAACCGCAGGCTGGAGCAccagaagaagcaagagaaagcaAATCGGATTGTAGCAGAGGCCATTGCTAGGGCCCGTGCCCGGGGTGAGCAGAACATACCTCGAGTCCTGAATGAGGATGAGCTGCCCAGCGTTCGGCCAGAGGAAGAAGgtgaaaagaaacgcaggaagaAGAGCAGTGGGGAGAGGCTCAAGGAAGAAAAGCCAAAGAAGAGCAAAACATCTGGTACCTCCAAAACCAAGGGCAAGAGTAAACTAAA tacCATCACTCCTGTGGTGGGTAAGAAGAGAAAGCGTAATACCTCATCTGATAATTCAGATGTGGAAGTCATGCCTGCACAGTCACCCCGGGAAGATGAAGAAAGCAGCATTCAG AAGAGACGCTCAAACCGCCAAGTTAAGCGAAAAAAATATACAGAGGATCTGGATATAAAGATCACagatgatgaagaagaagaagaagtagatGTCACTGGTCCAATAAAAACTGAGCCTATCCTCCCTGAACCAGTGCAGGAACCAGATGGCGAGACTTTGCCTTCCATGCAGTTCTTTGTG GAGAATCCCAGTGAAGAAGATGCAGCCATTGTTGACAAAGTGCTTTCTATGCGGATTGTGAAGAAGGAG ctTCCTTCTGGACAATATACTGAAGCAGAAGAATTCTTTGTCAAGTACAAGAACTA CTCCTATCTGCACTGTGAATGGGCTACCATCtcccagctagagaaggataagaGGATTCATCAAAAACTAAAGCGCTTCAAAACCAAAATGGCTCAGATGAGACACTTCTTCCATGAG GATGAAGAGCCCTTTAATCCAGACTACGTAGAGGTGGATAGGATATTGGATGAGTCTCACAGTATTGACAAGGACAATGGGGAG CCTGTAATTTACTACCTGGTGAAATGGTGCTCCCTGCCCTATGAGGATAGTACATGGGAGCTAAAAGAGGATGTTGATGAGGGCAAGATTCGAGAATTTAAACGGATCCAGTCAAGGCACCCAGAACTCAAAAGGGTG aatCGTCCACAGGCAAGTGCCTGGAAGAAGTTGGAACTGTCACATGAgtataaaaacagaaaccagttacGAGAATATCAATTGGAAGGAGTCAATTGGCTGCTCTTTAATTGGTATAACAG GCAGAACTGCATCCTGGCTGATGAGATGGGATTGGGCAAAACTATTCAGTCCATTGCCTTCTTGCAGGAGGTATATAATGTGGGCATCCATGGCCCCTTCCTGGTCATTGCCCCACTGTCCACAATTACTAACTGGGAGCGAGAATTCAATACGTGGACAGAGATGAACACTATTGTGTACCATGGCAGTCTGGCCAGCCGGCAGATGATTCAGCAATATGAAATGTACTGCAAAGATTCTCGG GGGCGCCTCATCCCAGGAGCATACAAGTTTGATGCCCTAATCACCActtttgagatgattttgtcAGACTGTCCTGAGCTTCGTGAGATTGAATGGCGTTGTGTCATCATTGATGAGGCTCATCGACTAAAGAACCGTAATTGCAAGCTGCTTGATAGTCTGAAGCACATGGACCTG GAACACAAAGTACTACTTACAGGAACACCATTGCAAAATACTGTGGAGGAACTGTTTAGCTTACTTCATTTCTTGGAACCTTCACAGTTTCCCTCAGAATCAGAGTTCCTCAAGGACTTTGGGGATCTCAAGACAGAGGAACAG GTTCAAAAGTTACAGGCCATTCTCAAACCAATGATGCTGAGAAGACTCAAAGAGGATGTTGAAAAAAACCTGGCACCCAAACAGGAAACTATTATTGAAGTAGAGTTGACCAACATCCAGAAGAAATACTACCGGGCTATTTTGGAGaagaatttttcctttctttccaaaggggcaggtCATACTAACATGCCTAATCTACTCAACACAATGATGGAGTTGCGCAAATGCTGCAACCACCCATATCTCATCAATG GTGCAGAAGAAAAAATCCTGACAGAATTTCGAGAAGCTTGCCATATTATACCTCATGACTTCCACTTGCAGGCCATGGTTCGTTCAGCTGGCAAATTGGTTCTTATTGACAAGTTACTTCCAAAACTTAAAGCTGGTGGCCATAAGGTTCTGATCTTCTCCCAGATGGTACGCTGCCTAGATATCCTAGAGGATTATCTAATCCAGAGGAG GTACTTATATGAACGTATTGATGGGCGAGTTAGAGGCAACCTTCGACAGGCTGCTATTGACCGCTTCAGCAAGCCTGACTCAGACCGCTTTGTCTTCTTGCTATGCACCAGGGCTGGTGGCCTTGGTATTAATCTCACAGCTGCTGATACCTGCATCATCTTTGATTCAGACTGGAATCCACAAAATGACCTACAG gCCCAGGCACGGTGTCATAGAATTGGGCAGAGCAAAGCTGTGAAGGTGTACCGTCTCATCACTCGTAATTCTTATGAGAGAGAGATGTTTGATAAGGCCAGCCTCAAGTTGGGATTGGATAAGGCTGTGCTTCAGTCCATGAGTGGTCGGGATGGCAACATTACTGGA ATCCAACAGTTCTCCAAGAAGGAGATAGAAGATCTTTTACGAAAAGGAGCATATGCAGCGATAATGGAGGAAGATGATGAGGGCTCCAAGTTTTGTGAAGAGGACATTGACCAAATCTTATTAAGACGGACCACAACCATCACCATTGAGTCTGAAGGAAAGGGTTCTACCTTCGCAAAG GCAAGCTTTGTTGCTTCTGAAAATAGGACAGATATTTCTCTGGATGACCCCAACTTTTGGCAAAAGTGGGCCAAAAAGGCTGACCTAGACATGGATCTACTCAATAGCAAG AATAACTTGGTGATTGACACACCTAGAGTACGAAAACAGACCCGCCACTTCAGCACTCTGAAAGATGATGACCTAGTGGAATTCTCTGATTTGGAAAGTGAAGATGATGAGCGACCACGCTCTCGCCGACATGACCGTCATCATACCTATGGGCGTACTGACTGCTTTCGAGTGGAAAAGCATCTCTTGGTATATGG ttgGGGACGGTGGCGAGATATCTTGTCTCATGGACGCTTCAAGCGACGTATGACTGAACGAGATGTGGAGACAATTTGCCGGGCCATCCTCGTGTACTGTCTTCTGCACTATCGTGGGGATGAGAATATCAAAGGCTTCATTTGGGACTTGATTAGCCCTGCTGAAAATGGCAAGACAAAAGAATTGCAGAATCATTCAG TCTTCAATGTCTCCCCTTTCCCAGGTCTGTCTATCCCTGTGCCCCGTGGACgcaaggggaaaaaagtaaagtcACAAAGCACTTTTGATATCCATAAGGCAGATTGGATCCGGAAATATAACCCAGATACTCTGTTCCAAGATGAGAGTTATAAGAAGCACTTGAAACATCAGTGTAACAA GGTGCTGTTGCGGGTACGGATGCTATACTATCTGAGGCAGGAGGTTATTGGAGACCAGGCAGAGAAGGTGTTGGGGGGTGCCATTGCCAG TGAGATTGACATATGGTTCCCAGTAGTGGATCAGCTGGAGGTTCCAACAACATGGTGGGACAGTGAGGCTGACAAGTCCCTGCTCATTGGAGTCTTTAAGCATG GCTATGAGAAATATAATACTATGAGGGCAGACCCAGCCTTATGCTTCCTGGAAAAGGCTGGCCGACCAGATGACAAGGCTATCGCAGCAGAACATCGAGTTTTGGATAATTTCTCTGACATAGTGGAAGG GGTtgactttgataaggattgtgaAGATCCTGAATATAAACCACTCCAGGGTCCCCCAAAGGACCAAGATGATGAG GGTGATCCCTTGATGATGATGGATGAGGAGATCTCAGTGATTGATGGAGATGAAG CCCAGGTGACCCAACAGCCAGGCCATGTATTCTGGCCTCCAGGCTCTGCTCTGACAGCTAGGCTTCGGCGCCTAGTAACGGCCTATCAGCGCAGCTACAAGAGAGAACAGATGAAGATAGAGGCTGCAGAACGTGGGGACCGGAGACGGCGGCGCTGTGAGGCAGCCTTCAAGCTAAAAGAAATTGCACGGCGGGAGAAACAGCAACG ATGGACAAGGCGTGAACAAACTGATTTCTATCGAGTAGTGTCTACCTTTGGTGTGGAGTATGACCCTGATACCATGCAGTTCCACTGGGATCGCTTCCGCACTTTTGCCCGACTAGACAAAAAAACAGATGAAAGCCTTACCAAGTACTTCCATGGCTTTGTGGCCATGTGCCGCCAAGTGTGCCGCCTTCCCCCAGCAGCTGGAGATG AGCCCCCGGACCCTAATCTGTTCATTGAGCCTATCACTGAGGAGAGGGCCTCACGGACTCTCTACCGTATCGAATTGCTTCGGCGCTTACGGGAACAAGTTTTATGTCACCCTCTTTTGGAAGATCGGCTGGCATTATGCCAGCCTCCAGGTCCTGAATTGCCCAAATGGTGGGAGCCCGTTCGGCATGATGGGGAGCTTCTACGAGGGGCAGCCCGCCATGGGGTGAGCCAAACAGACTGCAACATCATGCAGGACCCAGACTTCTCTTTTCTGGCTGCCCGTATGAATTATATGCAGAACCATCAGGCAGGAGCACCAGCTCCATCCCTGTCACGCTGCTCTACTCCACTGCTACACCAGCAGTATACCTCGCGCACTGCCTCACCACTGCCCCTGCGCCCAGATGCTCCTGTTGAAAAGCCACCCGAGGAGACAGCTGCCCAGGTCCCCAGTCTGGAGAGTCTGACTTTAAAGCTAGAGCATGAGGTGGTGGCCAGGAGCCGACCAACCCCACAAGACTATGAGATGCGAGTAGCCCCCTCTGATACTACCCCTCTGGTTTCCCGGAGTGTTCCACCAGTCAAACTGGAGGATGAGGATGATTCAGACTCTGAGCTGGACTTGAGCAAGCTGTCACCATcatcctcttcttcctcatcctcatccagctccagctccagcactGATGAGAGTGAGGACGAGAAGGAAGAGAAGCTAA CTGCTGACCGGTCCCACTCAAAGCTCTATGATGAAGAGAGTCTCCTGTCCCTCACTATGTCCCAAGATGGATTCCCAAATGAAGATGGAGAACAAATGACCCCTGAGCTTCTGCTGCTACAAGAAAGACAAAGAGCCTCTGAGTGGCCCAAG GATCGTGTCCTGATAAACCGTATTGACCTCGTCTGCCAGGCTATACTCTCAGGGAAGTGGCCTTCTAGCCGCCGGAGCCAGGAAATGGTAACAGGAGGAATTTTGGGGCCAGGCAACCACTTGCTAGACAGTCCGTCATTGACTCCAGGAGAATATGGTGACTCTCCAGTCCCCACACCACGAAGCAGCAGTGCAGCTTCCATGGCAGAGGAGGAAGTGTCTGCAGTCACCACAGCAGCAGCTCAGTTCACCAAACTTCGCCGTGGCATGGATGAGAAGGAGTTTACGGTTCAGATCAAAGAT GAGGAAGGATTGAAGTTAACATTCCAGAAGCACAAGCTGATGGCTAATGGAGTAATGGGAGATGGACATCCTCTGTTTCATAAGAAGAAGGGGAACAGAAAGAAGCTAGTCGAG CTGGAGGTGGAGTGCATGGAAGAGCCTAATCACCTTGATGTGGACCTGGAGACCCGGATCCCTGTCATCAATAAGGTGGATGGTACTTTGCTGGTGGGTGAGGATGCCCCTCGCCGGGCTGAACTGGAGATGTGGTTACAGGGTCATCCAGAGTTCGCTGTCGATCCCCGATTTCTAGCG TATATGGAGGATCGTAGAAAACAGAAGTGGCAGagatgtaaaaaaaataataaagcagaatTAAACTGTTTGGGAATGGAACCAGTACAGACAGCTAACTCTAGGAATGGAAAAAAG GGTCACCATGCTGAAACTGTGTTCAACCGGGTTTTGCCAGGGCCTCTTGCACCAGACAGCAGCAAGAAGCGGGCCCGCAGGATGCGACCAGACCTTTCTAAGATGATGGCCCTGATGCAGGGTGGAGGCACTGGGTCCCTATCTCTGCATAATACCTTCCAACACAGCAGTAGTGGCCTGCAGTCTGTGTCATCTCTGGGTCACAGCAGTGCCACTTCTGCATCTTTGCCTTTTATGCCGTTTGTGATGGGTGGTGCAGCATCATCCCCTCATGTAGACTCTAGCACCATGcttcatcaccaccaccaccacccccacccccaccatcaccatcatcaccatccaggCCTGAGAGCCACTGGCTACCCTTCTTCACCAGCCACTACCACCTCTGGTACTGCCTTGAGGTTGCCACCACTGCAACCTGAGGAGGACGAGGACGATgaggatgaagatgatgatgatgatttatcTCAGGGCTATGATAGCTCAGAAAGGGACTTCTCACTCATTGATGATCCTATGATGCCAGCCAACTCAGACTCCAGTGAAGATGCTGATGACTGA